In a genomic window of Chrysemys picta bellii isolate R12L10 chromosome 1, ASM1138683v2, whole genome shotgun sequence:
- the LOC103307144 gene encoding olfactory receptor 52R1-like produces the protein MQETPFCLRVGHLLPYSMSDSNTTDFTNPSNFILIGIPGLEIAHVWISIAFCTMYAIAILGNFTILFIVKIEPSLHEPMYYFLCMLAVSDLALSTSTLPKTLSIFWFNSREIDFSACLTQMYFIHCFSAMESGIFVAMALDRYVAICDPLRHSTILTNHVVAKISLAVVLRGCVLVLPTAFLARQWPYCRTNIIPHTYCEHIAVVKLACNDTRVSSYYGLFVVFFVTGLDMLFIAVSYTQILRAIFSLPTKDTRLKTFGTCGSHLCVILAFYIPGLFSFLMQLFGHNVALHFHVLMANIYLLVPPMLNPIIYGVRTRQIRDRLLRLFPHKRI, from the coding sequence ATGCAGGAGACACCgttctgcctcagagttggacaccttctcccctactccatgtcagattccaacacaaccgacttcaccaacccctccaacTTCATCCTGAtaggcattcctggcctggagataGCCCACGTCTGGATCTCCATCGCCTTCTGCACCATGTATgccatagccatcttggggaacttcaccatcctgttcattgtGAAGATAGAACcgagcctccatgagcccatgtactatttcctctgcatgctggctgtcTCTGACCTGGCCCTGTCTACATCCACCCTACCCAAAacactgagcatcttctggttcaattccagggagatcgatttcagtgcctgcctcacccagatgtacttcattcactgcttctcagcgatggagtctgggatctttgtggccatggctttggatcgttacgtggccatctgcgatcctctgagacattccaccatcctcaCAAACCATGTGGTGGCCAAGATCAGCCTGGCCGTGGTGCTGCGTGGTTGTGTGCTCGTACTGCCCACTGCCTTCCTGGCGaggcagtggccatattgcagaaccaacatcattccCCACACGTACTGTGAGCAcatagctgtggtgaagctggcctgcaaCGATACCCGCGTCAGTAGTTACTACGGCCTCTTTGTGGTATTCTTTGTGACTGGTCTGGATATGCTATTTATCGCTGTGTCCTacacccagatcctcagggccatcttcagcctccccacaaaggacacCCGGCTTAAAACTTTTGGGACCTGCGGCTCCCATCTCTGTGTCATCTTAGCCTTTTACATCCCCGGTCTATTCTCCTTCCTCATGCAGCTGTTTGGCCACAATGTGGCCCTCCATTTCCATGTTCTCATGGCCAACATATacctcctggtgccccccatgctaaaccccatcatctatggaGTGAGAACCAGacagatccgggacaggctgctccgTCTCTTTCCTCATAAAAGGATCTAa
- the LOC101947385 gene encoding olfactory receptor 52N1-like: protein MSDSNTTDFTNPSTFILLGIPGLEVAHVWISIPFCTMYVIAILGNFAILFIVKREPSLHGPMYYFLCMLAVSDLVLSTSILPNTLSIFWFNSREIDFNACLTQMYFIHCFLTMESGIFVAMALDRYVAICDPLRHSTILTNHVVAKIGLAVVLRGCVFALPAPFLARRWPYCRTNIIPHTHCEHIAVVKLACNDTRISSYYGLFVIFCVRGLDMLFITVSYTQILRAIFSLPTKDTRLKTFGTCSSHLCVILAFYIPSLFSLLMQRFGHNVALHFHVLMANMYSLVPPTLNPIIYGVRTRQIRGKLLWLFSHKGT from the coding sequence atgtcagattccaacacaaccgacttcaccaacccctccaccttcatcctgctgggcattcctggcttGGAGgtggcccatgtctggatctccatccccttctgcaccatgtacgtcatagccatcttggggaacttcgccatcctgttcattgtgaagagggagccgagcctccatgggcccatgtactatttcctctgcatgctggctgtcTCTGACCTGGTCCTGTCCACATCCATCCTGCCCAACacgctgagcatcttctggttcaattccagggagatcgatttcaatgcctgcctcacccagatgtacttcattcactgcttcttaacgatggagtctgggatctttgtggccatggctttggatcgctacgtggccatctgcgatcctctgagacattccaccatcctcaCAAACCATGTGGTGGCCAAGATCGGCCTGGCTGTGGTGCTGCGTGGTTGTGTGTTCGCACTGCCCGCTCCCTTCCTGGCGAGGCGATGGCcgtattgcagaaccaacatcatcccccacacacactgtgagcacatagctgtggtgaagctggctTGCAACGATACCCGTATCAGTAGTTACTACGGCCTCTTTGTGATATTCTGTGTAAGGGGTCTGGATATGCTTTTTATCACTGTGTCCTacacccagatcctcagggccatcttcagcctccccacaaaggatactcggctcaagacttttgggacctgcagctcccacctctgtgtcatCTTAGCCTTTTACATCCCATCTCTCTTTTCTCTCCTCATGCAGCGGTTTGGCCACAATGTGGCCCTCCATTTCCATGTTCTCATGGCCAACATGTACTCCCTGGTGCCCCCCacgctaaaccccatcatctacggaGTGAGGACCAGACAGATCAGGGGCAAGCTACTCTGGCTTTTTTCTCATAAAGGGACCTAA
- the LOC101948191 gene encoding olfactory receptor 52E4-like, whose protein sequence is MQETPFCLRVGHLLPYSMSHSNTTDFTNPSTLILLGVPGLEAAHVWISIPFCTMYAIAVLGNFTILFVVKMELSLHGPMYYFLCMLAVSDLVLSTSILPKTLSIFWFKSREIDFSACLTQMYFIHSFLAMESGIFVAMALDRYVAICDPLRHSTILTNHVVAMIGLAVVLRGCVLVLPTPFLVRRWPYCGTNVIPHTHCEYMAVVKLACADIRVSSYYGLSVVFFVTGLDVLFIAVSYTQILRAIFSLPTKDTRLKTFGTCGSHLCVILAFYVPALFSFLTQRFGHNVALHFQVLMANVYLLVPPMLNPIIYGVRTKQIRDRLLRLFPHRGT, encoded by the coding sequence atgcaggagacaccgttctgcctcagagttggacaccttctcccctactccatgtcacattccaacacaaccgacttcaccaacccctccaccctcATCCTTCTGGGTgttcctggcctggaggctgcccatgtctggatctccatccccttctgcaccatgtacgCCATAGccgtcttggggaacttcaccatcctgttcgtCGTGAAGATGGAGCTgagcctccatgggcccatgtactatttcctctgcatgctggctgtcTCCGACCTGGTCCTGTCCACGTCCATCCTGCCCAAAacactgagcatcttctggttcaaatccagggagatcgatttcagtgcctgcctcacccagatgtacttcattcataGCTTTTTAGCAATGGAGTCTGGGATCTTCGTGGCCATGGCTTTggatcgctatgtggccatctgtgaccccctgagacattccaccatcctgacaaaccaTGTGGTGGCCATGATCGGCCTGGCCGTGGTGCTGCGTGGTTGTGTGCTCGTactgcccactcccttcctggtGAGGCGTTGGCCATATTGCGGTACCAACGTCATTCCTCACACGCACTGCGAGTACAtggctgtggtgaagctggcctgcgctGACATCCGTGTTAGTAGTTACTACGGCCTTTCTGTGGTATTCTTTGTGACTGGTCTGGATGTGCTTTTTATCGCTGTGTCCTacacccagatcctcagggccatcttcagcctccctACAAAGGACACCCGGCTtaagacttttgggacctgcggcTCCCACCTCTGTGTGATCTTAGCCTTTTATGTCCCAGCTCTCTTTTCCTTCCTCACGCAGCGGTTTGGCCACAATGTGGCCCTGCATTTCCAAGTTCTCATGGCCAATGTGTacctcctggtgccccccatgctaaaccccatcatctatggagtgaggaccaaacagatccgggacaggctACTCCGTCTCTTTCCTCATAGAGGGACCTAa
- the LOC101947922 gene encoding olfactory receptor 52N4-like, translating into MSDSNTTDFTNPSTFILLGVPGLEVAHVWISIPFCTMYTIAILGNFTILFIVKIEPSLHEPMYYFLCMLAVSDLVLSTSILPKTLSIFWFNSREIDFSACLTQMYFIHSFLAMESGIFVAMALDRYVAICDPLRYSTLLTNPMVAKISLAVVLRGCMLLLPAPFLARFLPYCRTNIIPHTHCEHMAVVKLACADIHVTSYYGLSVLFFVTGLDMLFITVSYTQILRAIFSLPTKDTRLKTFATCSSHLCAILAFYIPALFSFLTQRFGHNVAQHFHVLMANMYILVPPMLNPIIYGVRTRQIRDRLLRLLSHKGT; encoded by the coding sequence atgtcagattctaacacaaccgacttcaccaacccctccacgtTCATCCTGCTGGGTGTTCCTGGCCTGGAGGTAGCCCATGTCTGGatttccatccccttctgcaccatgtacaccatagccatcttggggaacttcaccatcctgttcattgtGAAGATAGAACCGAGCCTTCAtgagcccatgtactatttcctctgcatgctggctgtcTCTGACCTGGTCCTGTCTACATCCATCCTGCCCAAGacgctgagcatcttctggttcaattccagggagatcgatttcagtgcctgcctcacccagatgtacttcattcataGCTTCCTAGCgatggagtctgggatcttcgtggccatggctttggatcgttacgtggccatctgtgatcccctGAGATATTCTACTCTCCTGACAAACCCCATGGTAGCCAAGATCAGCCTGGCTGTGGTGCTGCGCGGCTGCATGCTCCTGTTGCCCGCTCCCTTCCTGGCAAGATTCttgccatattgcagaaccaacatcatcccccacacacactgcgaGCACATGGCCGTGGTGAAGTTGGCCTGTGCCGATATTCATGTCACTAGTTACTACGGCCTCTCTGTGTTATTCTTTGTGACTGGTCTGGATATGCTTTTTATCACTGTGTCCTATActcagatcctcagggccatcttcagcctccccacaaaggacacCCGGCTTAAGACTTTTgcgacctgcagctcccacctttGTGCCATCTTAGCCTTTTACATCCcagctctcttctccttcctcacgCAGCGGTTTGGCCACAATGTGGCCCAACATTTCCACGTTCTCATGGCCAACATGTACAtcctggtgccccccatgctaaaccccattATCTACGGGGTGAGAACCAGacagatccgggacaggctgctccgTCTCCTTTCTCATAAAGGGACATAA